The proteins below come from a single Tachysurus fulvidraco isolate hzauxx_2018 chromosome 26, HZAU_PFXX_2.0, whole genome shotgun sequence genomic window:
- the LOC113650870 gene encoding beta-enolase produces MSIIKIHAREILDSRGNPTVEVDLYTEKGRFRAAVPSGASTGVHEALELRDGDKTRYLGKGVTKAVDHVNKDIVPKLLEKKLSVVDQEKIDQLMLELDGTENKSKFGANAILGVSLAVCKAGAAEKGVPLYRHIADLAGHADVILPVPAFNVINGGSHAGNKLAMQEFMILPVGAANFHEAMRIGAEVYHNLKSVIKGKYGKDATNVGDEGGFAPNILENNEALELLKSAIEKAGYSDKIIIGMDVAASEFYRNGKYDLDFKSPDDPKRHITGEQLGDLYKSFIKNYPVQSIEDPFDQDDWENWTKFTSSVDIQIVGDDLTVTNPKRIQQAVEKKACNL; encoded by the exons gtcgGTTCAGAGCTGCGGTTCCCAGCGGAGCCTCCACAGGTGTCCATGAGGCTCTGGAGCTTAGAGACGGAGACAAAACTCGCTACCTGGGGAAAG gtGTGACTAAAGCTGTTGATCATGTGAACAAGGACATCGTTCCCAAGCTGCTGGAGAAA AAGCTGAGTGTTGTTGACCAGGAGAAGATCGATCAGCTCATGCTGGAACTCGATGGCACTGAGAAcaaat CTAAATTTGGTGCTAACGCTATCCTGGGTGTGTCTCTGGCGGTGTGTAAGGCTGGTGCGGCGGAGAAAGGTGTTCCTCTGTACCGCCACATCGCTGACCTCGCCGGCCATGCTGATGTCATTCTGCCCGTTCCG GCGTTTAACGTGATTAATGGTGGCTCTCACGCCGGCAATAAACTGGCCATGCAGGAGTTTATGATTCTTCCAGTGGGGGCAGCAAACTTCCACGAGGCCATGCGCATCGGTGCTGAGGTTTATCACAACCTCAAAAGTGTCATCAAGGGCAAATATGGAAAAGATGCCACCAACGTAGGAGACGAGGGCGGCTTTGCCCCCAACATCCTGGAGAACAACGAGG CCCTGGAGCTTCTGAAGTCAGCCATCGAGAAAGCTGGCTACTCCGATAAGATCATCATCGGCATGGATGTCGCTGCCTCTGAGTTCTACAGGAACGGAAAATACGACCTGGACTTTAAATCCCCCGACGATCCCAAACGTCATATAACCGGAGAGCAGCTCGGAGATCTGTACAAGAGCTTCATCAAGAATTACCCAG TCCAGTCCATTGAGGACCCCTTCGACCAGGATGACTGGGAAAACTGGACGAAGTTTACAAGTTCTGTGGACATCCAGATCGTAGGAGATGACCTGACAGTGACCAATCCCAAACGCATTCAGCAGGCTGTGGAGAAGAAAGCCTGCAACT tgtaa
- the wasf3a gene encoding wiskott-Aldrich syndrome protein family member 3 isoform X1 gives MPLVKRNIKPHHVCRVAVPENIDSELQCVTNNTLSSIIHQLSSLSKHAEDVFGELFTEANTFYLRANSLQDRIDRLAVKVTQLDSNVEEASLQDVNMWKAFRSSAAEDQQVVSRISIPNPVAEMYSSCEKPPALSVLSTYREDHVDGMKFYTNPSYFFDLWKEKMLQDTEEKRKERRRQREQSVEDGTLHRENRKVRKARSRRQEWNMMALDKELRPDQGNSHSVQQGALSDSSLSPGVRWSGCENCPNIPDHAHFLINHASSSSSEGAEHEYQSIGGTVGVADSVPTGYRLKLSTRGGVNGDIILPPVDYGLMEYYASSGPLPCPPPPPAPPSSNPGLSSSSLSCPLPPSPLPGPLLTPPPPGPPPILPAWNKESQPITDGRSDLLSAIQMGIQLKKVQEQQEQRAMRECSENDVASILSRRIAVEYSDTEDESELDVNEWSD, from the exons ATGCCGTTGGTGAAGAGGAACATTAAGCCACATCATGTGTGTCGTGTTGCTGTACCTGAGAACATCGACTCTGAGCTGCAGTGTGTAACCAACAACACACTGTCTTCCATCATTCACCAACTCAGCAGCCTCA GTAAGCATGCGGAGGACGTGTTCGGTGAGCTCTTTACTGAAGCTAACACTTTTTACCTGCGAGCGAACTCACTGCAGGACCGAATCGACCGCCTCGCCGTCAAAGTCACGCAACTGGACTCCAATGTGGAGGAAG CGTCTCTGCAGGACGTAAACATGTGGAAGGCCTTCAGAAGCTCCGCTGCAGAAGATCAGCAGGTCGTGTCCAGAATCAGTATCCCGAACCCTGTAGCTGAGATGTACAGCAGCTGTGAGAAACCACCAGCACTCAGTGTGCTCTCCACATACAG aGAAGATCATGTGGATGGAATGAAGTTCTACACAAATCCGTCTTATTTCTTCGACCTCTGGAAGGAAAAAATGCTTCAGGACacagaggaaaagaggaaagagaggaggagacagaga GAGCAGAGTGTTGAGGATGGAACATTACATCGAGAAAACCGAAAAGTGCGTAAAGCGCGGAGTCGTCGTCAGGAGTGGAACATGATGGCACTCGATAAAGAGCTGCGTCCAGATCAAGGAAATTCTCACAGTGTCCAACAGGGGGCGCTGTCTGATAGCTCACTGTCTCCTGGAGTCAGGTGGagtgg TTGTGAGAACTGTCCAAACATTCCAGACCACGCCCACTTTTTGATCAACCATGCCTCAtccagttccagtgaaggggcGGAGCACGAGTACCAGAGCATTGGTGGAACAGTGGGCGTGGCTGATAGTGTTCCCACTGGATACAGGTTAAAGCTGTCCACAAGAGGCGGGGTTAATGGTGACATCATACTTCCACCTGTAGACTACGG tttgaTGGAATATTATGCCAGTTCTGGTCCTCTTCCTTGTCCTCCTCCCCCTCCAGCCCCTCCCTCTTCCAATCCTGGACTGTCCAGCTCTTCTTTATCCTGCCCCCTCCCACCTAGCCCACTTCCAGGGCCACTTCTAACTCCACCCCCTCCAGGACCTCCACCAATACTTCCTGCTTGGAACAAGGAGtctcagccaatcacagatGGGCGCAGTGACTTGTTGTCAGCGATTCAaatgg gtATCCAGCTGAAGAAGGTTCAGGAGCAACAGGAGCAGCGAGCGATGAGGGAATGTTCAGAAAACGACGTGGCCTCCATCCTGTCCAGACGCATTGCTGTTGAGTACAGTGACACTGAGGACGAGTCTGAGCTGGACGTCAACGAGTGGTCCGACtga
- the wasf3a gene encoding wiskott-Aldrich syndrome protein family member 3 isoform X2, whose amino-acid sequence MPLVKRNIKPHHVCRVAVPENIDSELQCVTNNTLSSIIHQLSSLSKHAEDVFGELFTEANTFYLRANSLQDRIDRLAVKVTQLDSNVEEASLQDVNMWKAFRSSAAEDQQVVSRISIPNPVAEMYSSCEKPPALSVLSTYREDHVDGMKFYTNPSYFFDLWKEKMLQDTEEKRKERRRQREQSVEDGTLHRENRKVRKARSRRQEWNMMALDKELRPDQGNSHSVQQGALSDSSLSPGVSCENCPNIPDHAHFLINHASSSSSEGAEHEYQSIGGTVGVADSVPTGYRLKLSTRGGVNGDIILPPVDYGLMEYYASSGPLPCPPPPPAPPSSNPGLSSSSLSCPLPPSPLPGPLLTPPPPGPPPILPAWNKESQPITDGRSDLLSAIQMGIQLKKVQEQQEQRAMRECSENDVASILSRRIAVEYSDTEDESELDVNEWSD is encoded by the exons ATGCCGTTGGTGAAGAGGAACATTAAGCCACATCATGTGTGTCGTGTTGCTGTACCTGAGAACATCGACTCTGAGCTGCAGTGTGTAACCAACAACACACTGTCTTCCATCATTCACCAACTCAGCAGCCTCA GTAAGCATGCGGAGGACGTGTTCGGTGAGCTCTTTACTGAAGCTAACACTTTTTACCTGCGAGCGAACTCACTGCAGGACCGAATCGACCGCCTCGCCGTCAAAGTCACGCAACTGGACTCCAATGTGGAGGAAG CGTCTCTGCAGGACGTAAACATGTGGAAGGCCTTCAGAAGCTCCGCTGCAGAAGATCAGCAGGTCGTGTCCAGAATCAGTATCCCGAACCCTGTAGCTGAGATGTACAGCAGCTGTGAGAAACCACCAGCACTCAGTGTGCTCTCCACATACAG aGAAGATCATGTGGATGGAATGAAGTTCTACACAAATCCGTCTTATTTCTTCGACCTCTGGAAGGAAAAAATGCTTCAGGACacagaggaaaagaggaaagagaggaggagacagaga GAGCAGAGTGTTGAGGATGGAACATTACATCGAGAAAACCGAAAAGTGCGTAAAGCGCGGAGTCGTCGTCAGGAGTGGAACATGATGGCACTCGATAAAGAGCTGCGTCCAGATCAAGGAAATTCTCACAGTGTCCAACAGGGGGCGCTGTCTGATAGCTCACTGTCTCCTGGAGTCAG TTGTGAGAACTGTCCAAACATTCCAGACCACGCCCACTTTTTGATCAACCATGCCTCAtccagttccagtgaaggggcGGAGCACGAGTACCAGAGCATTGGTGGAACAGTGGGCGTGGCTGATAGTGTTCCCACTGGATACAGGTTAAAGCTGTCCACAAGAGGCGGGGTTAATGGTGACATCATACTTCCACCTGTAGACTACGG tttgaTGGAATATTATGCCAGTTCTGGTCCTCTTCCTTGTCCTCCTCCCCCTCCAGCCCCTCCCTCTTCCAATCCTGGACTGTCCAGCTCTTCTTTATCCTGCCCCCTCCCACCTAGCCCACTTCCAGGGCCACTTCTAACTCCACCCCCTCCAGGACCTCCACCAATACTTCCTGCTTGGAACAAGGAGtctcagccaatcacagatGGGCGCAGTGACTTGTTGTCAGCGATTCAaatgg gtATCCAGCTGAAGAAGGTTCAGGAGCAACAGGAGCAGCGAGCGATGAGGGAATGTTCAGAAAACGACGTGGCCTCCATCCTGTCCAGACGCATTGCTGTTGAGTACAGTGACACTGAGGACGAGTCTGAGCTGGACGTCAACGAGTGGTCCGACtga